From Thunnus albacares chromosome 22, fThuAlb1.1, whole genome shotgun sequence, the proteins below share one genomic window:
- the vax2 gene encoding ventral anterior homeobox 2 has translation MFDQATTMGDGNHRCGPNPLCPDRMEAKCRAEIGSRSPVQSSTDTPGTSASTPTSSSEDGHDKLLGVDPDYCRRILVRDAKGTIREIVLPKGLDLDRPKRTRTSFTAEQLYRLELEFQRCQYVVGRERTELARQLNLSETQVKVWFQNRRTKQKKDTTKDSDKRSSTSSESLATCNILRLLEQGRLLSGPAPPPNPLLGPPHPTNGSLLGSPGGGSSTSPGISSNTPPSSLPGGTFGLSLPSLGATPPSPRLGVPPPHSLCFSMPLLGGAHHELTSTYGCGSSAFEPYMRLDRKEADLGGKKTVS, from the exons ATGTTTGATCAGGCCACGACTATGGGCGATGGGAACCATCGCTGTGGACCCAACCCGCTGTGTCCGGACCGGATGGAGGCAAAGTGCCGAGCCGAGATAGGGAGCCGGTCCCCGGTTCAGAGCTCCACCGACACCCCGGGGACATCAGCGTCCACCCCGACGTCCTCCAGCGAAGACGGTCACGACAAACTTTTGGGAGTGGACCCTGACTACTGTCGAAGGATATTAGTAAGGG ATGCCAAAGGCACCATCCGGGAGATCGTCCTGCCGAAGGGGCTCGACCTGGACCGGCCCAAGCGCACGCGGACCTCCTTCACCGCAGAGCAGCTGTATCGTCTCGAGCTCGAGTTCCAGCGGTGCCAGTACGTTGTGGGGCGCGAGCGCACCGAGCTCGCCAGGCAGCTGAATCTCTCAGAAACGCAG GTCAAGGTGTGGTTCCAAAATCGGCGGACCAAACAGAAGAAGGACACCACCAAGGACTCAGACAAACGCTCCTCCACCTCGTCCGAATCATTGGCCACCTGCAACATCCTGCGCCTCCTGGAGCAGGGGCGCCTCCTGTCGGGCCCCGCCCCGCCACCAAACCCCCTCCTGGGGCCTCCGCACCCGACGAACGGCTCCCTGCTGGGCAGCCCTGGCGGAggctcctccacctcccccgGCATCAGCAGCAACACTCCTCCCAGCTCCCTACCAGGGGGAACTTTTGGGCTGTCCCTGCCCTCTCTGGGCGCCACCCCGCCCTCACCGCGGCTGGGTGTTCCTCCGCCACACTCCCTCTGCTTCTCCATGCCTCTGCTTGGGGGCGCGCATCATGAACTGACATCCACCTACGGCTGCGGGTCCTCGGCTTTTGAGCCGTACATGCGGCTGGACAGGAAGGAGGCAGATCTGGGTGGGAAGAAGACGGTTTCTTAA